The sequence below is a genomic window from Draconibacterium halophilum.
GTTACTTAAAAGAATAGTTAAGCAGCTCATTAAGAGCAAAATAAAAAGATAGCTTGAATAACGGATAATTGTTTTCATGATTTAATATTTTTTGGTTAATAATTAAACCCTGGTTTTGGTTCTGACTTAACTAATGAGGAATAACAATTTAACAAAATTGTGAAGGCCAGACAATCCCTGTTTTGTTGATTCATTCTGAATATAAGGCTAGAAAAAAGTGGACATTTGGGGTTGGAGTATAGACAAAACTGTAGTCTGTTTCAACAAAAATCTAGTTTGGAATAAACAGTTGAATAGATATTTTTTGTAACTTGTATAGTAACTGTTTGTCCAGTTTGCCATGATTTCGAATGAAGGAATGAAAATATTAGTTGCCTACGATCAGAAGTTGGTTGCTGATTGTATCAGCTCTTATCTGATACATCATAAACATATTCAAATTGTAGGTATGGTAAATAATCAGAATAACACATTTATAACGATAAATGAATTACGTCCAGATTTAATCATTCTTGAATTTATGTTGTGGTCTGCCAAAAATTTTGAATACATTTCTAAATTAAAATTACAGTTTCCAAATGTAAAATTACTGGTAATCTCTGAGTTAATATCTCACGAACTTATGGAGATGATAATGCCTTTAATTAATGGGTATGTTGTTAAGACCTGTTCTGCAGAAAAAGTCATTGAGGCCATTCACGAGATTGTAAATTCAGGAAAATATTTATGTCCGAAGGCAGTAGACAAATTTTTTAGTTGTTCCAAACATGATCAAAGTGAATCGACATTGACTTACCGGGAAAAACAGGTGCTTAGTACCTGGGTTACAGAGGAAACTCATAATGGAATAGCAAATTCCTTGCATATCAGTAAGTCCACCGTTCGTACACACCTAAAAAATATTCGTGAAAAACTGGGAATCGTTAATCATCTACAGATGATGATTTATGCCTGCAAATACAATTTGTTAGGGAATCAGCACAAACCTATCTGCCCGAATTGCAGGTTTTCGGTAAGTACTTCCTGAAAATTGAAAGGTTGATTCCCAACCTTATTTCCCGTTTGTTTTGTGTAATGATCAGATAGTTAGGAGTTTGTCTAATTGTGGGAGCCTTTTTACATTTTAACCCGGCGCTTGTTTACTGATGTTATATCCAATGATTACGTAACTGCTGTGGCACATAAGGTACAGGGGAAATAGGAATAGGGGAGAAAGGTGGTGTTTTATTTATATGTTAAAATTCTATATTGAACTTTTAAAAATTACAGTAAATGAAAAGTAAAAGATGGTCAGTTGATTTTTACTACAACTATTCCTGGTAATACCTTGGGTACTTTGTGTTTATCAGCAGCGTCTGAGAATGAATATATTGACTCGAATGGATATGAACAATTTAAATTCGAAAACAGAATAGCTGCTTATCAATAAAAATCCGGCGACTACAATTTTCTTAGCAAATAATTAAAACTTTTTTTCATATACTATTTCGGCATATTCAGCCGCCAAAGGAGGATTACTGTCTTTTAATCCATTAATTTCCCTGGCCATTTTGTCGACCCAGCTTTTGTCGTGATTTTTTTGATGGAGCAACAATTCAATTTTATGCCCGGGACCGATTTGGGCAAACAAAGGTACATTTATCAGCATAATAAAAAGCCCTCCAAGTAATAGCCGACCTGAACATTGCATAATTCTCGTATCCATAAAGCTCATCAAATGTCTAATATTCTTTCTGAAAATTACTGTCAAGATAAACATTTCTACAATAATGCTACAATTGGCATCTGGTAAAAAGCTATTTGAATTATGTTCCGAAATTAGATATAACAAGCACATTCAGGTTCTATTATGGTCTTCAGAATAACCTTGCGTTTGCCTGCATTTTATTGCCTGTTTTGAAAACAAGAGAATCGATATTAAAGAAATACAAAGAAATGATGTAGTTCTATAGGATTGTTTTTGTATTTTTATTTCAAGTTTCTTTTTTATATAGAAAATCTGACATGTTAAACATAATGCAAGAAAATTTAAAAAACCACCTTCTTAGAAGGTGGTTTTTTAATTGTTTGGGAAAAAGTTTGGTTCTAAAAAGGGACAAACAATGTAACAAGTAAAATAGCGAACCGATTATAATAGGAATCCTTACGCGCAAATTATGCGGATTCCGGAGGAGAGGGAGTTTTGTTTTTCGTTACTCCCATTTCCAATAACCATTATCTTCATTTTTCTTTTCGCAATATTATCATTTAATGTTATGCGTCTTTCCATCGGGTCGGTCGTTATTGTTTTGGTGGCATAAAAAGGTAGTGTTTGAAAATGCAGGTTTTTTGTGGAAAATACTATCCGATGTGGGAGGATGGAGATTTTTTACAAAACCGGAGGCTTGAACTTGCATTTCTTTAAAACACGGATTTACCTTTGCTGCCGGAATAATAATGACCAGGTGGGAAGGCCATTTTTTAAATATTTCGACAAAAAGAAGAAATCTATAAGACGTTATTCATAGGACTTCTTGTAGGAGAGAACATGTTGTTTTAAGATATTATAATAGTTCTGAAGCTGATATGTTTGGTACAGAGGAAACTTATGATTCTTTTAATAGCATTGTCAAGTATCTTGTGCAAAATACTTGACATGGTGTTTTAAATACTTACCTTTGTGATGTTATAACAGATACTGATTTTACTTATGAAGGTTGCCGAAAAGATAGAGAAGAAGATAAAACGTATGCCGGAAGGGACTACGTTTAAGTATCAACAATTAGGTATAGCAGCTACTGAATATAGTGCAGCCACGAAAGCAATTGAACGGCTAATCGAAAAAGGAGTGATAAAACGGATAACTACAGGTGTATTTTATAAACCTAAGAAATCAGTTTTTGGGGAGCTAAGACCGAGGGAAACAGAAATCATAAAACCCTATTTATACGAACAGGGAAAGAGAATTGCATACATTACAGGAACAGCCCTGTATAATAATATGGGGTTGACTACACAGGTTCCGAAAATTGTAAAAATTGCCAGCCGGAGCAAACGGATATACATTGATTCAGGCAGTATAAAAGCAAAGCCCGTAAAAAGTTACGTTGATGTTACCGAAGAAAATTATCCCCTGCTCGAAATTTTGGATGTATTAAAGGATTTCACAAAAATACCTGACATGGACAAAAAAAGCGGAATCCGGTTTTTGCAGGATAAACTGAACAGCTTATCTGAAAAGGAAACAAATACGCTGGTTAAATACGCATTAAAATACCCTCCCCGTGTCAGGGCTTTCCTGGGGGCAATATTAAATGAAATATCCGGCCAGGAAAACAGCAATTTAAAACAAAGCCTGAACCCGTTGACAACATACAGTCTCAACTTAAACGAAAACATTTTAACAACTGCACCAAACTGGAACATAAAATGAAGTTACACGAAAATAAAGAACTTTTTCAGGAAGCTGTTTTAGCTACATCTCAAATGATGGGAATACCTGAAATCTATATTGAAAAAGACTATTGGGTCACATTTGCATTATACCGGATTTTCCATTCTGAAATGGCAAAGGAAGTTGTTTTTAAAGGAGGAACAGCACTTTAAAAATGCCATAAATTAATAGAAAGATTCTCTGAGGATATTGATGTTGTTGTTCTCCGGCATGAAGGTGAAAACGACAATCAAATGAAAAAGAAAATCAGGGCTGCAGGGAAAATTGTTGAATCGGTTATGCCTGAAATAGACATTCCCGGCCTGACAAATAAAATGGGAAATATCAGGAAAACAGTTCATCAATATGAGAAGATTTTCAAAGGTAATTTCGGTCAGGTTCGCGAACATATCGTTTTTGAGACGACCTGGCTGGGAAGTTTTGAACCATTCACAATAGAGCCCATAAACAGCTACATTGCTGAAATGATGAAACGAAACGGACAAGATGAATTAATAAAAGAATATGGTTTGGAACCTTTTGAACTTCCGGTTTTAAGCAGGGAGCGAACCATCTGCGAGAAAATCATGAGCCTTGCAAGGTTCTCTTTATTGGAGAATCCCTATGAAAATCTGGCCAATAAAATCCGTCACATTTATGATATTCACATGATGCTGGGAAACAGTGAAATCAAATCCTTCTTTGAGAGTGACCGGTTTGATAAAATGATGATAACAGTTGGCAATGACGATGTTGTTAGCTACAAGAACAATAACGAGTGGTTAAAAACGCATCCGGCAGAAGCAATTATTTTCAGTCAGCCGGAAAAGACCTGGGCAAATATTAAATCTCCCTATCAAACAACATTTAGCGAGTTGGTTATTGGAAAATTGCCTGAGGAGAAAGAGTTAATTGAAACTCTGAAAACAGTATTTAGCCGTCTCCAAGAAGTTAAATGGACACTGCAATTTTCTATAGGTTGACTATCACTCATTGTCAAATCACAGTGTGAGTTATAGCCTGTTTCCACTGATTAAAAGAAAAACCACTTTGTTGATTAATATCAGAAAATCAGACTAATGAAGACTGGATATAAATCGAACCCTGGAAAGGCAGTACTTTTTGCCACAAAAATATGTCTCAACCCATTGGCATTATGGGGGAAATCGGATTTGAACAGCAAACGGATATTTCAAAATATATTGTTTCCTGAAGGAATTATCCATAACCGAAAAGCCGACCAATATCGAACTTTCAGGATAAATTCATTTTTCTCTTTGGTTCCGCAAATAGCAAGGGATTTAAAAGGACATAAAAACGGGGATTCCATCAAATTTGATAAAATCCCCGCTTGAGTGGAGCTGGCGGGAGTCGAACCCGCGTCCAAACGAGGAAGCTACAAGCTTTCTACATGTTTATCTCTGACTTAATTTTCGAATAGCAGCCGGATCAAAGCCACCAACTACTACCTTATCTCTTTTAATTTCGCAAAAACGCCAGAGC
It includes:
- a CDS encoding LuxR C-terminal-related transcriptional regulator gives rise to the protein MKILVAYDQKLVADCISSYLIHHKHIQIVGMVNNQNNTFITINELRPDLIILEFMLWSAKNFEYISKLKLQFPNVKLLVISELISHELMEMIMPLINGYVVKTCSAEKVIEAIHEIVNSGKYLCPKAVDKFFSCSKHDQSESTLTYREKQVLSTWVTEETHNGIANSLHISKSTVRTHLKNIREKLGIVNHLQMMIYACKYNLLGNQHKPICPNCRFSVSTS
- a CDS encoding DUF6088 family protein codes for the protein MKVAEKIEKKIKRMPEGTTFKYQQLGIAATEYSAATKAIERLIEKGVIKRITTGVFYKPKKSVFGELRPRETEIIKPYLYEQGKRIAYITGTALYNNMGLTTQVPKIVKIASRSKRIYIDSGSIKAKPVKSYVDVTEENYPLLEILDVLKDFTKIPDMDKKSGIRFLQDKLNSLSEKETNTLVKYALKYPPRVRAFLGAILNEISGQENSNLKQSLNPLTTYSLNLNENILTTAPNWNIK